DNA from Terriglobales bacterium:
CCACGGATGCCCACGACCCCGCCATCGAGACGCCACGCGGGACGCTGGCGATCATGATCATCTTCGGGCTGCTGTTCGCCCTGACGTGGCTTGCCACGTACGTGCTCATCTTCCTGGAGCGCGGAGCGCCACACCAACACTAGGAGCCGCCATGAACGTGGAGTTCTACGAAAAGATCTGGATGTGGGCGGCGACCGGACTGCTGGCGCTGTTCCTGGGAACGATCGTCATCGGCGCAGCAAGCAGCGCGGTGCATCCGCCGGGGAAGCTGGAGACGGTGGACCCGACGAAGCTGCTGGAGCATCCCGAGTTCAGCCAGCCGGGAGTGAAGGAGCGTGCGGACGGCAGCGTGGTGGTGGTGGTGCTGGCGGAGACGTACGCGTTCACGCCCGACCCGATCGAGGTGCCGGCGAACCGGCCGGTGACGTTCCGGCTCACCAGTTCCGACGTGATGCACGGCTTCCAGGTGGTGGGCACGAACGCGAACGCGATGGCCATCCCGGGATACGTGACGGAGTTCACCATCAGTTTCAAGCCGGGCGAGTACACCATCGGGTGCAATGAGTACTGCGGCGTGATGCACCACAACATGGTGGGGAAGCTGATCGCGAAGGAGGCGAAATGAAGGGACGCTTCGCCCTCGCGGGCAGCCACATCGGAGTGTCGATCGCGGCGTTCGCCGTGGCGTCGTTCATGGGCGTGCTGCAGGCGCTCTCCATCGCGGACATCAGCTTTCCGCGGCGCGATGAATCGCTGTTCTACGTCTCGGTGACGGCGCACGGCGTGCTGATGGCGCTGGTGTTCACCACGTACTTCATCATGGGGCTCGGGTACGCGCTGGCGGAGGTGAACCTGGGACGCGTCGTCGGCAAGGCGGCGGCCTGGTTCGCGTTCGTGATGTCGTTGGCGGGTTCGGTGATGGCGGCGGTGAGCATCCTGCGCGGCGAGAGCACGGTGCTCTATACCTTCTACCCGCCGCTGCAGGCGAAGCCTTCGTTCTACATCGGCGCGACGCTGCTGGTGGTGGCCTCGTGGATCTGGGGCGGGGTGATGCTGGCGAGTTATCGCAGCTGGCGGAAAGAGAACCCGGGAGTGCCGGCGCCGCTGGCGATCCACGGCATGATCGCGACCATCCTGATCTGGTACCTCGCGACGGCGGGGCTTGCGGTCGAGGTGGTGGGGATGCTGATCCCGTGGTCGCTGGGCTGGGTGGCGACGATCGACCCGCTGGTGGCGCGGACATTCTTCTGGTGGTTCGGGCATCCGCTGGTCTACTTCTGGCTGCTGCCGGCGTACGTGCTGTGGTACACGGTGCTGCCGAAGGTGGCGGGCGGAAAGCTGTTCAGCGATTCGCTCGGGCGCATGGTGTTCATCCTGTTCGTGCTGCTCTCGACGCCGGTGGGATTCCATCACCAGTTCGTGGACCCGGGCATCAGCTCAGGGTGGAAGCTGGCGCACACGGTGCTGACGTATGCGGTCATCTATCCCAGCCTGGTGACGGCGTTCACCATCGTGGCGTCGCTCGAGGTGGCGGGGCGGATGCGCGGCGGGACCGGCCTGTTCGGATGGATCCGGAAGCTGCCGTGGGGCGACCCGTTCTTCGCGTCGATCGCGCTGGCGATGATCGCGTTCGTGTTCGGCGGGTGGGGCGGGGCGATCAACGCGGCCTACGCCATGAACGGCATGATCCACAATACGGCGTGGATCCAGGGACACTTCCACGTCACCGTCGGCACAACGGTCGGACTGTCCTTCATGGGCGGGACGTACTGGCTGCTGCCGCGCATGACGGGGCGGGCGCTGCGCTTCCGCGCGCTGGCGATCACGCAACCCTACCTGTGGATCCTGGGGATGGCGCTGTTCAGCACGAGCTACCATATCGCGGGGATCCGCGGGCTGCCGCGGCGGGTGTACAGCGCGAGCCTCAACGGCGAGCAGGGCGCGCAGTGGCACACCCTGACGGTGATCGCGGCGGTGGGCGCCGTGGTCCTGCTGGTGAGCGCGCTGTGCTACGTGACGGTCGCGGTCGCGACCTGGCTCGGGGGAAAGAAGGGCGAGGCGCCGGCGTTCGAGTTCGCGGCGTCGCTGCGGCCGCCGGTCGCGAGCATGTGGGATCGCTACGGCCTGTGGACGGTGGTGGCGATCGTGCTCATCCTGCTGGCGTACGGCTATCCCATCGTGCACTTGCTGATGCAGGCGCGGTACGGCTCGCCGCCGTTCCGTCCGTTCTAGCAGCATGCCCCGGGGCTGACGGCACGCCGGCGGCCGTACTATCCTCGGATGCGTGACGGAGCAACACGACAACGAGCGAGAGCGCCTGCGTGCGATGTACGCCGGGATGGCCGACGGCGAGCTGCTGAAGCTGGCGGAGGAGAGCGACGAGCTGACCGAGCAGGCGCGCGGCCTGCTGCAGAGCGAGATGGAGCGCAGAAGGCTCGAGCCCGGACCGGAGCCGACGCCACGAGTGCAAGACGTGCTGGAAGACCGCCCGCTGGTGCGGATCGCACGTTTCCGGGATCTTCCGGAGGCGTTGCTGGCGAAGGGTCGGCTCGAGTCCGCTGGAATAGAAGCTTTTCTGTACAACGACAACATGGTGCGGCTGGACTGGTTCTGGTCGAACCTGATCGGCGGGGCGACGCTCCACGTCGATCCCGAGAACGAAGAGTCGGCGCGCGAGGTTCTGAGCGCTCCTGCCGATGACTTTCAACCTGACACGGATGGCGAATTCAAGCAGCCGCAATGCCCGGGGTGCGGCAGCAAAGATGTTTCCGAGGAGGGGTTCCACAAGCCGGCGACGTTCTTCATGACAGGGTTCGTTGGCTTGCCGATCCACATCGGCCGCCCGCGATGGAAGTGCGGCGGTTGCGGCCGCACGTGGCGCGCCGAGGCGGAGCAGGACACGTCGCGGGAATAGCGCCGCCGTCCTAGGCGGTCATCGGTGCTAGTCGTTGCGGCGCGGGACCCTTGAACAGCGAGAGGATGAACCACAGCTCCCCCAGGCCGATCAGGAGATAGAGCAGGCCAAGGCGGCGGGTGTCGCGTTTCGTCGGATGGAGCGAGGGGCCGGTGCTCACGGCTGCCTCGGTTCGGCGGGCGCGCCGGGGTCGAAGCCCCAGCGCTGCCGGATCTTCTGGCGGAACGCCTCGCGCTCTTCGGGCGAGAGGTTGCGGCACTTCTCTTCCATGCGGGCGCGCATGCGCTCGCGCCAGCGGCCGCCGCCGTGCCCGCGCCCGCTGCTCCAGCTGCCGAACAGGATGCGGCACAGCACCAGCAGCGCCAGCGCCTGCCAGAAGGTGAGCGTGTGCCAGCCGAACAGCGGCGGCAGCAGCCAGTTCCACAGGCTCATCACGACCCAGCCGCCGAGGAAGATGAACAGGGCCATGGCGGCGAGCGCGAGCGGGGCGATCAGGATAATCTTCATTCCACGTGTCATGCCTTACTCCTTCATAAAGTCGTCGTAGATCTGTTGCAGCCGCGCGCGCAGGTGGCGCACCGCGTAGCGCTTGCGGGCAAGCAGCGTGTTGATGCTCACGCCGGTGTCGGCCGCCATCTGGCGGAAGCTGCGGCCCTCGAGCTCGTGCGCGACGAAGACGGCGCGCTGCTCGGGCGGCAGCTCGCCGAGCGCGGCCAGCAACTGCTCGAGGACGGCGCGGCGCAGGTAGAGCGCGTCGGGGCCGGCGTCGGGCGAGGGCAGCAGGTCCTCGAAGCGCAGCTCGTCGTCTTCGTCGTCGGACGCGGACAGGTCCGAGAAGGGCTCGGGGCGTTTTTCGCGGAAGAGGTCGGTGATGCGGTTGCGCGCGACGGTGAAGAGCCACCCGGTGACATGCTCGATGGGCATGAGCAGGCGGTGGGCTTCGACCAGGCGGGCGAAGACGTCTTGCAGGACGTCCTCGGCCTCGGTGGGGTCGGGGACGCGGCGGCGGATGAAGTTGCGCAGGCGGGAGCGCTCCCGCTGGACGACCTCGGTGATCCGCTGGTCCTGTTCGCACGGCATCCGGTCGGTGAGCCCTGCTTCCGTGAGCCAAGTCGCTGTGTTCACACTACGGCTGTAGACGGAAGAAGGGTGCGGATATTGTAGGCCGCGGTAAGTGATGGGCTGAAAGAGGAGATGGTCGGGGCGACAGGATTTGAACCTGTGACCCCCTGCGCCCAAGGCAGGTGCGCTACCAGGCTGCGCTACGCCCCGACGGCTTCCATTCTAACGTGCCCCGAGCCAGCACCCCGGATACAATGCGGCGTCTCCCGGCGGCCCTGCTCCTCAACGACAGAGGTGCTTTTATGATGCGCATCCGCACGGTGCTTCTCGGTTCCCTGATCGTCGCCGGCCTGCTGCTTTCGGCGTGCTCGAAGTCGGATCCGCCCGCGCCGGCTGCAACCGCGGCAAAGCCGCAGCCACCACCACCTCCCCCACCGCCTCCGGAAACGACGTTCGGAACGCTGGTCTCGGCGGAGCTGACCAACGGCTACCCGACATGGGTCCTCAGCGCGGGGTGCCGGGGCGGCATGTGCGAGGAGATGGTGAAGCCGCCGAAAGGCAAGGTGGTGTACCGCTTCCACTTCGAGGGCAAGAAAGCGGACGCGCTGCCCTCGGAAAAGAAAATGTCGCTCACCGACTCGGCGCAGAAGAAGTATTCCGTGAGCGCGTCCAAGGAGGACAAGTCCGCGGTCGTGTTCTACTTCGTCGTCCCGGAGACGGCAACGGGCCTCACCTGGAGCGATGGAGAGAAAACGGTTCCATTGGAAGCGGTGCTAAAGAAGACCGCCGCCGCCGGAGCAGGCAAGTAGCCGGCGCTTACCGGCGGAGCAGCCAGACGATCCCGTAGAGGACGACGAAGGGCAGCAGGGCGAGGCCGAGGAGCACGAGCCCGAGCGCGATGAGGACGAGCCAGTCGCGCCAGGTCTGGCGATGGCGGCGCTCGGCGTCGCGCTGGAGCAGGCGCATGTTCATGCGGTTGGCCTTCCAGGCGACGTCGAAGAGGTCGCCGAGGAAGGGCATGGCGCCGACGATGGTGTCGATGGCGACGTTGGCGACCATGCGCGCGAGCGTGACGTTGGGCAGCCCGCGCTGCCAGGCGGCGTAGATGATGACGAAGGAGGCGAGCGAGCTGAGCATGTCGCCGACGCCGGGGATGAGACCGACGATGGCGTCGAGGCCGAAGCGCAGCCGGGTGCCGGGGATGCGCAGGAAGTCGTCGAGCAGGGCCGCGAGGTGCTCGAGGTTCTCGTCGGTCAGGGTTCCGGTGGAGTCCGGGAGGCGCGGGCGCGAGTCGCGGTCCGGCGGCAACACCTCAGGTTCGACGCGGATGGGTTCGCGCGGCATGCAGGGTTAGATGCGCCGCCGATGATGGTATATTTGGCCGCATCACTATGCGGAAGAAACTGATCTGGGCGCTGGGGGTCCTGCTCGTGCTTTCGGGCGCGGCGTTCGGCGCGCTCTGCTACCTGGCGGGCAGCCCGCGCGACGCCTACGGCATGGTGCGCTACGCGCTGCCGCACATGAAGCTCGGCAACCTGAAGGCAGGAGACCAGGCGCCGGACTTCGAAGCCGTCGCGCTCGACGGCGACACCCGCGTGCGCCTGTACGACCGCATCGGGCAGCGTCCGCTGGTGCTGGTGTTCGGCAGCTACACCTGACCGCCCTTCCGTCGCCAGGTCGGCGACATCAGCAAGATGTACGAGGACTACAAGGGCGACGTCGACTTCCT
Protein-coding regions in this window:
- a CDS encoding cytochrome c oxidase subunit II is translated as MNVEFYEKIWMWAATGLLALFLGTIVIGAASSAVHPPGKLETVDPTKLLEHPEFSQPGVKERADGSVVVVVLAETYAFTPDPIEVPANRPVTFRLTSSDVMHGFQVVGTNANAMAIPGYVTEFTISFKPGEYTIGCNEYCGVMHHNMVGKLIAKEAK
- a CDS encoding cbb3-type cytochrome c oxidase subunit I: MKGRFALAGSHIGVSIAAFAVASFMGVLQALSIADISFPRRDESLFYVSVTAHGVLMALVFTTYFIMGLGYALAEVNLGRVVGKAAAWFAFVMSLAGSVMAAVSILRGESTVLYTFYPPLQAKPSFYIGATLLVVASWIWGGVMLASYRSWRKENPGVPAPLAIHGMIATILIWYLATAGLAVEVVGMLIPWSLGWVATIDPLVARTFFWWFGHPLVYFWLLPAYVLWYTVLPKVAGGKLFSDSLGRMVFILFVLLSTPVGFHHQFVDPGISSGWKLAHTVLTYAVIYPSLVTAFTIVASLEVAGRMRGGTGLFGWIRKLPWGDPFFASIALAMIAFVFGGWGGAINAAYAMNGMIHNTAWIQGHFHVTVGTTVGLSFMGGTYWLLPRMTGRALRFRALAITQPYLWILGMALFSTSYHIAGIRGLPRRVYSASLNGEQGAQWHTLTVIAAVGAVVLLVSALCYVTVAVATWLGGKKGEAPAFEFAASLRPPVASMWDRYGLWTVVAIVLILLAYGYPIVHLLMQARYGSPPFRPF
- a CDS encoding sigma-70 family RNA polymerase sigma factor produces the protein MPCEQDQRITEVVQRERSRLRNFIRRRVPDPTEAEDVLQDVFARLVEAHRLLMPIEHVTGWLFTVARNRITDLFREKRPEPFSDLSASDDEDDELRFEDLLPSPDAGPDALYLRRAVLEQLLAALGELPPEQRAVFVAHELEGRSFRQMAADTGVSINTLLARKRYAVRHLRARLQQIYDDFMKE
- a CDS encoding DUF4112 domain-containing protein, with product MPREPIRVEPEVLPPDRDSRPRLPDSTGTLTDENLEHLAALLDDFLRIPGTRLRFGLDAIVGLIPGVGDMLSSLASFVIIYAAWQRGLPNVTLARMVANVAIDTIVGAMPFLGDLFDVAWKANRMNMRLLQRDAERRHRQTWRDWLVLIALGLVLLGLALLPFVVLYGIVWLLRR